The following are encoded in a window of uncultured Pseudomonas sp. genomic DNA:
- a CDS encoding MATE family efflux transporter, with amino-acid sequence MNAVRDAWQHASTHKRVWALAAPMILSNLSVPLVALVDSAVIGHLPHAHQLAAVAVGGSLYTLLTWAVGFLRMGTTGFSAQAAGRDDGGALRQVLVQGLLLGMLLAVLLISLAIPLSSAALSLMNPSAQLDELARGYLHIRLLGLPAALTTYALVGWLLGTQNARGPLAILLTTNLLNVALDLLFVLGLHWGVAGAAWASVIAEWSGALLGLYLARRALRAYAGTLDWAALRLWLNWRPLLAVNRDLFIRTLALQAVFFLITVQGARLGDATVAANALLLNGLLLVAHALDGLAHALEALCGHALGARDRHALRRTLIVAGGWSLLASLGFALFFLLAGQWFISLQTNIEVVREAAFVYLPYLAVLPLIAVWSYLLDGLFIGATRAREMRDAMLLALLLSLPLAWALQPLGNQGLWLAFLSFMGLRSLCLGGYAYRLTRADQWFARCSSGAPHAQS; translated from the coding sequence ATAAACGCCGTACGCGACGCCTGGCAGCATGCGTCCACCCACAAGCGGGTCTGGGCACTGGCTGCGCCGATGATTCTGAGCAACCTCTCGGTGCCGCTGGTGGCGCTGGTCGACAGCGCGGTGATCGGCCATCTGCCACACGCCCACCAACTGGCCGCGGTGGCCGTGGGCGGCAGCCTGTATACCCTACTGACCTGGGCGGTGGGCTTTTTGCGCATGGGCACCACCGGCTTCAGTGCGCAGGCAGCCGGCCGTGATGATGGCGGTGCGCTGCGTCAGGTCCTGGTGCAAGGCCTACTGCTCGGCATGCTGCTGGCCGTGCTGTTAATCAGCCTGGCCATCCCCCTGAGCAGCGCGGCACTGAGCCTGATGAACCCCTCGGCGCAACTCGACGAGCTGGCACGCGGCTACCTGCATATCCGCCTGCTCGGCCTGCCGGCGGCGCTGACCACATATGCCCTGGTCGGCTGGTTGCTGGGCACGCAAAACGCGCGCGGGCCGCTGGCTATTCTGCTGACCACCAACTTGCTGAATGTCGCCCTCGACCTGCTGTTTGTCCTCGGCCTGCATTGGGGCGTGGCTGGCGCCGCCTGGGCCTCGGTGATTGCCGAATGGAGCGGTGCCCTGCTCGGCCTGTACCTGGCGCGCCGCGCCCTACGCGCCTACGCCGGCACGCTGGACTGGGCGGCGCTACGCCTTTGGTTGAATTGGCGGCCCTTGCTGGCGGTCAACCGTGACCTGTTTATCCGCACCCTGGCGCTGCAGGCGGTGTTCTTCCTGATCACCGTGCAGGGCGCTCGCCTGGGCGATGCCACCGTGGCAGCCAACGCCCTGCTGCTCAATGGCCTGCTGTTGGTGGCCCACGCCCTGGATGGTTTGGCCCATGCTCTGGAGGCGCTGTGCGGGCATGCCCTCGGCGCGCGTGATCGTCACGCGCTGCGGCGAACGCTGATCGTCGCGGGCGGCTGGTCGCTGCTCGCCAGCCTTGGTTTTGCGCTGTTCTTCCTGCTCGCTGGGCAGTGGTTTATCAGCTTGCAGACCAACATCGAGGTGGTACGCGAAGCGGCCTTCGTCTACCTGCCGTACCTCGCTGTATTGCCGCTGATCGCGGTCTGGAGTTACCTGCTCGACGGCCTGTTTATCGGCGCCACCCGCGCCCGCGAGATGCGTGACGCCATGCTCTTGGCCTTGCTGCTCAGCCTGCCGCTGGCCTGGGCCCTGCAACCGCTGGGCAACCAGGGTTTATGGTTGGCCTTCCTGAGTTTTATGGGGCTACGCAGCCTGTGCCTAGGGGGTTATGCTTATCGCCTAACAAGGGCCGATCAATGGTTCGCCCGCTGTTCCTCAGGTGCACCCCATGCTCAGTCCTGA
- a CDS encoding sensor domain-containing diguanylate cyclase — protein sequence MLSPEMPDDEVLRQQILDDQDLLDTPADPYLDTLVRVAREVFAVKTVLVSLIDRDRQWFKARIGLDVIETPRAISFCGHAILATQPFIVEDTHSDPRFHDNPLVLNNPQIRFYAGRPLLSKEGQTLGTLCLIDPLPQKFTDKQQHLFNDMAALVEGYLKLRNDSEQTAQLRAALSREQRRAMLDPLTQVWNRAGLNHFLPLHQQQADDLGLQLGVLFCDLDYFKLVNDNHGHAAGDQVLWEAARRISAAVRPQDVVTRSGGEEFVVLLHVRDERELLQIAERVRSAMSNEPLDIDNHQHNLTISIGATLRAAQEDPSDTLNRADQALYQAKGNGRNRVELAS from the coding sequence ATGCTCAGTCCTGAAATGCCCGACGATGAAGTGCTGCGCCAGCAGATTCTCGATGACCAAGACCTGCTCGACACGCCTGCCGACCCCTACCTCGATACGTTAGTGCGGGTGGCACGCGAGGTGTTTGCGGTTAAGACCGTACTGGTCAGTTTGATCGACCGTGATCGTCAGTGGTTTAAAGCGCGCATTGGCCTGGATGTCATCGAAACACCGCGTGCCATCTCCTTCTGCGGCCACGCGATTCTGGCCACCCAGCCGTTTATCGTCGAAGACACCCATAGCGACCCGCGCTTTCACGACAATCCGCTGGTGCTCAACAACCCACAGATCCGCTTTTATGCCGGCCGACCGCTGCTGTCCAAGGAAGGCCAAACGCTGGGTACTCTGTGCTTGATCGACCCGTTGCCGCAGAAATTCACGGATAAACAACAACACTTGTTTAACGACATGGCCGCATTGGTTGAGGGCTACCTGAAACTGCGCAACGACAGTGAGCAGACCGCACAGTTGCGGGCGGCGCTAAGCCGCGAACAGCGCCGCGCCATGCTCGACCCGCTGACCCAAGTGTGGAACCGCGCCGGTCTCAACCACTTTTTGCCGCTGCACCAGCAACAGGCCGACGACCTTGGCCTGCAACTGGGTGTGCTGTTCTGCGACCTGGATTACTTCAAGCTGGTCAACGACAACCACGGTCATGCCGCCGGCGACCAGGTGCTGTGGGAAGCGGCACGGCGTATCAGCGCCGCCGTGCGCCCGCAGGACGTCGTGACCCGCAGTGGCGGCGAGGAGTTTGTGGTGCTGCTCCATGTGCGTGACGAGCGTGAGCTGCTGCAGATTGCCGAACGGGTTCGCAGCGCCATGAGCAACGAGCCACTGGATATCGACAACCATCAACACAATCTGACCATCAGCATCGGCGCTACCCTGCGTGCCGCGCAGGAAGACCCAAGCGACACCCTGAACCGCGCCGACCAAGCGCTTTATCAGGCCAAAGGCAACGGCCGTAACCGCGTTGAGTTGGCCAGCTAA
- a CDS encoding DUF2214 family protein, whose protein sequence is MGHALVAYLHYLSIFLLFALLSIEHVQFKLPLDLRRARSLIITDIAYGICAGVVLFSGLARVLWYGKGLDYYLGNSLFHAKVGLFILLGLISVLPTFVFLNWRNSLKAGEVPQISARQGRLVILVIRLELLLLLVIPLLAVLMANGYGVTA, encoded by the coding sequence ATGGGCCACGCGCTCGTCGCCTACCTGCATTACCTGTCGATTTTTCTGCTATTCGCCCTGCTCAGCATCGAGCACGTGCAGTTCAAGCTGCCGTTGGATCTGCGCCGCGCGCGCAGCCTGATCATCACCGATATCGCCTACGGCATCTGCGCCGGTGTGGTGCTGTTTAGCGGCCTGGCCCGAGTGCTCTGGTATGGCAAGGGCCTGGACTACTACCTGGGCAACAGCCTGTTTCACGCCAAGGTCGGCCTATTTATTCTGCTCGGGCTGATTTCTGTGCTGCCGACCTTCGTCTTCCTCAACTGGCGCAACAGCCTCAAAGCCGGCGAGGTGCCGCAGATCAGCGCACGCCAGGGCCGCCTGGTGATCCTGGTGATTCGTCTGGAACTGCTATTGCTGCTGGTTATCCCACTGTTAGCGGTGCTTATGGCGAACGGTTATGGCGTGACCGCCTGA
- a CDS encoding serine hydrolase domain-containing protein → MKMRAAGGLFTMTVGLLLSGCAQTASTPIEAANDSSKQEKRAYIGRAQDLYDLSPLYQPDTYRNMDQLYFTRDVARGEKVYPLPQKPNIDVTYQADGAQQTADDFMRRNHVGGVLIIKDGNVVLEKYGLGNDADSRWTSFSVVKSISSTLVGAAVQQGHINVKAPITQYLPALKGGAYDGVTVEQVLRMSSGAGWNETYRDPASDRRRMFELQLSNTPGALVKQLSQLKRKSTPGTVFKYSTGESHLQSELIHAATGMTTSDYLSDRIWARMGMEQPAYWQLDAQAGQEIGSSGFSATLKDYGRFGQFILNDGVIDGQRILPKGWLDKATEVDPASYLAPGKLYGGDYILGYGYQWWLFPTGEAARDQHDGAFEAQGIFGQFVYVNRKENVVAVVWSAWPEPEMDKREMETYDFIAAAIKALK, encoded by the coding sequence ATGAAGATGCGAGCAGCAGGTGGTTTATTCACGATGACTGTTGGCCTGCTGCTGAGCGGGTGCGCGCAGACTGCCAGTACGCCAATCGAGGCTGCAAACGACTCATCCAAGCAGGAAAAACGCGCCTATATCGGGCGCGCCCAAGACCTGTACGATCTGTCGCCGCTGTATCAACCCGACACTTACCGCAACATGGATCAGCTGTATTTCACCCGTGACGTTGCGCGGGGTGAGAAGGTGTATCCGTTGCCGCAGAAGCCAAATATTGACGTCACCTATCAAGCTGACGGCGCCCAGCAAACGGCTGATGATTTTATGCGCCGCAACCATGTGGGCGGGGTATTGATCATCAAAGACGGCAACGTGGTGCTGGAAAAATATGGCCTGGGTAACGACGCCGATAGCCGTTGGACGTCATTCAGTGTGGTTAAGTCGATCTCGTCGACCTTGGTTGGCGCGGCCGTGCAGCAAGGCCATATCAATGTTAAAGCGCCAATAACGCAGTACCTGCCCGCGCTTAAAGGCGGTGCTTATGACGGCGTTACCGTGGAGCAGGTGTTGCGCATGAGTTCTGGCGCAGGCTGGAATGAAACTTACCGTGATCCTGCGTCTGATCGCCGCAGAATGTTCGAGCTGCAACTGTCGAACACGCCGGGTGCATTGGTTAAGCAACTGAGCCAACTTAAGCGCAAGTCGACGCCCGGAACTGTTTTCAAATACAGCACAGGCGAGTCGCATTTGCAGAGTGAGTTGATTCACGCCGCGACGGGCATGACCACCAGCGATTACTTGTCCGACCGTATCTGGGCGCGCATGGGCATGGAGCAGCCGGCTTACTGGCAACTGGATGCACAAGCCGGCCAAGAAATCGGCAGCAGTGGCTTTTCTGCAACGCTGAAAGATTACGGGCGTTTCGGCCAGTTCATTCTTAATGACGGCGTTATCGATGGGCAGCGTATTCTGCCTAAGGGCTGGCTGGATAAAGCCACCGAGGTAGACCCGGCTTCCTACCTAGCACCGGGCAAACTGTATGGCGGTGATTACATTCTCGGTTATGGCTACCAGTGGTGGTTGTTCCCTACTGGCGAAGCTGCGCGCGACCAGCATGATGGCGCCTTTGAAGCGCAGGGCATCTTCGGCCAGTTTGTTTACGTTAACCGCAAGGAAAACGTGGTGGCGGTGGTCTGGAGTGCATGGCCAGAACCGGAGATGGATAAGCGGGAGATGGAGACTTACGACTTTATCGCTGCCGCGATTAAAGCCTTGAAGTAA
- a CDS encoding exodeoxyribonuclease VII small subunit → MAARKKAALDFEQSLTDLQSLVERLENGELSLEDSLTAFEQGVRLTRDCQTALAQAEQKVQILMERDGELEEAPFDADQQA, encoded by the coding sequence ATGGCCGCCCGCAAAAAAGCCGCGCTCGACTTCGAGCAATCCCTGACCGACCTGCAAAGCCTGGTCGAGCGCCTGGAAAACGGCGAGCTATCACTGGAAGACTCGCTGACCGCCTTCGAGCAAGGCGTGCGCCTGACCCGCGACTGCCAGACCGCCCTGGCCCAGGCCGAGCAGAAAGTGCAAATCCTCATGGAGCGCGACGGCGAGCTGGAGGAAGCCCCCTTCGACGCGGATCAACAGGCATGA
- the ispA gene encoding (2E,6E)-farnesyl diphosphate synthase, which produces MIAAYQSSCQQRVDAALDSLLSSPRPELERLYAAMRYSLFNGGKRVRPLLTYAACEALGGTPERANAAACAVELIHAYSLVHDDLPAMDDDDLRRGQPTTHKAFDEACAILAGDGLQSLAFEVLADATHNPLDAELRLSMLSALARAAGPAGMVGGQAIDLGSVGKSLDQKALETMHRHKTGALIEASVQLGALASGHADEHALKALHTYARAVGLAFQVQDDILDVESDTATLGKTQGKDQAHDKPTYPALLGLDAAKAYAVELRDQALHALRTFDQTAEPLRELARYIVERRS; this is translated from the coding sequence ATGATTGCGGCGTACCAGAGCAGCTGCCAGCAGCGCGTCGATGCAGCCCTGGACAGCCTGCTGAGCAGCCCGCGTCCAGAGCTGGAACGTTTGTATGCGGCCATGCGCTACAGTCTGTTCAATGGTGGTAAACGGGTGCGCCCACTGCTCACCTACGCAGCCTGCGAAGCCCTCGGTGGTACGCCGGAGCGCGCCAATGCAGCCGCCTGCGCGGTAGAGTTGATCCACGCCTATTCGCTGGTGCATGACGACCTGCCGGCAATGGACGATGACGACCTGCGCCGCGGCCAGCCGACCACCCATAAAGCCTTCGACGAAGCCTGCGCCATCCTCGCCGGCGATGGCCTGCAGAGCCTGGCCTTCGAGGTACTCGCCGACGCCACGCACAACCCACTTGATGCCGAATTGCGCCTGAGCATGCTCAGCGCCCTGGCGCGTGCTGCGGGGCCGGCCGGGATGGTCGGCGGCCAGGCCATCGACCTCGGTTCGGTCGGCAAAAGCCTCGACCAGAAAGCTCTGGAAACCATGCACCGGCACAAGACCGGCGCACTGATCGAAGCCAGCGTACAACTCGGCGCTCTCGCTAGCGGCCACGCCGATGAGCATGCCCTGAAGGCGTTGCACACTTACGCCCGCGCAGTCGGCCTGGCCTTCCAGGTGCAGGACGATATCCTCGACGTGGAGAGCGACACCGCCACCCTGGGCAAGACCCAAGGCAAGGACCAAGCCCACGACAAGCCCACCTACCCGGCCCTGCTCGGCCTCGACGCGGCCAAGGCGTATGCCGTGGAACTGCGCGACCAGGCGTTGCATGCCTTGCGCACCTTCGACCAAACCGCCGAGCCGCTGCGCGAGCTGGCCCGCTATATCGTCGAGCGGCGTAGCTGA
- a CDS encoding LysR family transcriptional regulator — protein sequence MNQQHEWSKMERIDLNLFRVFEVIYRERNLTRAAVLLHLSQSAVSHALNRLREQLGDPLFVREGRGVAPTLLATQLAPGIQEALAGLLRSVTRGQDFDPLRDRRTFTLNMPEQMEPIVLPSIVAHLREVAPQLEVRCSSVHWAELQKELMVGRVDLAIEIARPTDPELRQQLLLSDPLCVVAGPGFSGELSAAGYLAAEHIAVTSRRRGICVEDLALARQGLARQVRQRCQHYLSAALLVAQSEWLLTMPRRYAELINAGLPNRLLDLPLALPPVNLNLYWSMQVESQAGHSWLREQMLTLAGSRSAVNQLRRSTI from the coding sequence ATGAATCAGCAGCATGAATGGTCGAAGATGGAACGCATCGACCTGAACCTGTTTCGAGTATTTGAGGTGATTTACCGTGAGCGCAACCTGACCCGCGCCGCGGTTTTGTTGCACCTCAGCCAGTCAGCGGTCAGCCATGCGCTCAATCGTCTGCGCGAGCAGCTGGGCGATCCATTGTTTGTCCGTGAGGGGCGCGGCGTCGCACCGACCCTGTTGGCTACGCAACTGGCCCCCGGTATTCAGGAGGCGCTGGCCGGTTTGCTGCGTAGCGTGACGCGCGGGCAAGACTTCGACCCGCTGCGTGATCGGCGCACCTTCACCTTGAACATGCCCGAGCAGATGGAGCCGATAGTGCTACCAAGCATCGTCGCCCACCTGCGTGAGGTGGCCCCGCAACTGGAGGTGCGTTGCAGCAGCGTGCACTGGGCCGAGTTGCAAAAGGAATTAATGGTGGGGCGGGTCGATCTGGCCATTGAAATCGCCCGCCCCACGGACCCCGAGCTGCGCCAGCAGCTGCTCTTGAGTGACCCGCTGTGCGTGGTGGCCGGGCCGGGCTTTAGCGGGGAGTTGAGTGCGGCGGGTTATTTGGCTGCCGAGCACATTGCGGTGACGTCACGGCGGCGTGGTATCTGCGTGGAAGACCTGGCGTTAGCACGGCAGGGTTTAGCGCGACAGGTGCGGCAGCGTTGTCAGCATTACCTGTCGGCGGCTTTGCTGGTGGCACAGAGTGAGTGGCTGCTGACCATGCCGAGGCGTTACGCCGAGCTGATCAATGCCGGCTTGCCCAATCGGCTGCTGGATTTGCCGCTAGCTCTGCCGCCGGTGAACCTTAATCTCTATTGGTCCATGCAGGTGGAGAGCCAGGCGGGGCATAGTTGGTTGCGTGAGCAGATGCTGACATTGGCTGGCAGCCGCTCGGCAGTCAATCAGCTACGCCGCTCGACGATATAG
- a CDS encoding AMP-binding protein, with protein sequence MLENAYLDHLASLQAAAWPANTPREAHYPHGQQPLSEYLRAWAKQQPDQPALDFYGHSITWAELDRLSDRCAALLDELGVKAGDRVAVFMPNCPQLHIAFYGILKCGAVYAPVSPLSKPLELAYQLKDSGAQVILCFDQLLPVVRAVREDCALSQVLSTSLSELHPSVPSIPVADLLLAPKVQADDAIDFLPALEHCQRATPSHRPQLDDIAALNYTGGTTGLPKGCVHTHGDMLYTCASFVPVALGLQTDSVMLNFLPEFWIAGENAGLLFPVFSGCRLVLLARWDAVAFMAAIEHYRVSHCGLLVDSAAEVLEHPDVGAFRFDSLQRTGSISFIKKLTRDYRARWHALTGCKLFEFSFGMTETHTCDTFTYGLQDDDFDLTSAPTFVGLPVPGTTFKVCDFNSGALLPLGSEGELCVRSPSLLHGYWQRPEESAAVLKDGWLHTGDLGQITEQGFIRYLGRRKEMLKVNGMSVFPSELEAMLGQHPSLLASAVIGRADASSGQRPVAFVVLKAGSHENAASLHSWCKEVMASYKVPEIRVVEALPMTATGKVKKNELESQL encoded by the coding sequence ATGCTTGAAAACGCTTACCTCGACCACCTGGCCAGCCTGCAAGCCGCCGCATGGCCCGCCAACACCCCACGTGAAGCGCACTACCCACACGGCCAGCAACCGCTCAGCGAGTACCTGCGCGCCTGGGCGAAACAGCAGCCCGACCAGCCGGCATTGGACTTTTACGGCCACAGCATCACTTGGGCCGAGTTGGACCGCTTGTCCGACCGCTGCGCCGCCCTGCTCGACGAACTGGGGGTTAAAGCCGGGGACCGGGTCGCGGTGTTTATGCCCAACTGCCCGCAACTGCACATCGCCTTCTACGGCATCCTCAAGTGTGGCGCCGTGTATGCACCGGTCAGCCCGCTGAGCAAACCGCTGGAGCTGGCTTACCAACTCAAGGACAGCGGCGCGCAGGTCATCCTCTGCTTTGACCAATTGCTGCCCGTAGTCCGGGCGGTGCGCGAGGACTGCGCGCTCAGCCAGGTACTGAGCACCAGCCTGTCGGAACTGCACCCCAGCGTGCCGAGCATCCCGGTGGCCGACCTGCTGCTCGCGCCCAAGGTTCAGGCCGATGACGCCATCGACTTTCTCCCGGCGCTGGAACACTGCCAGCGCGCCACGCCCAGCCACCGTCCACAGCTGGATGACATCGCCGCGCTCAACTACACCGGCGGCACCACCGGCCTGCCGAAAGGCTGCGTGCACACCCACGGCGACATGCTCTACACCTGCGCCAGCTTCGTCCCCGTCGCGCTGGGGCTACAAACTGACAGCGTGATGCTCAACTTCCTGCCCGAGTTCTGGATTGCCGGGGAAAACGCAGGGCTGTTGTTCCCGGTATTCAGCGGTTGTCGCCTGGTACTCCTGGCGCGCTGGGATGCCGTGGCGTTTATGGCGGCCATCGAGCATTACCGGGTCAGCCATTGCGGCTTGCTGGTCGACAGCGCCGCCGAGGTGCTCGAGCACCCCGACGTGGGCGCGTTTCGTTTCGACTCCCTGCAGCGCACCGGCAGTATTTCCTTCATCAAAAAACTCACCCGCGACTACCGTGCACGCTGGCACGCGCTGACCGGCTGCAAGCTGTTTGAGTTCAGCTTTGGCATGACCGAAACCCACACCTGCGACACCTTCACCTACGGCCTGCAAGATGACGACTTTGACCTGACCAGCGCGCCGACCTTCGTCGGCCTACCAGTCCCCGGCACCACGTTCAAAGTCTGCGATTTCAACAGCGGCGCATTGCTGCCGCTGGGCAGCGAAGGCGAGTTGTGCGTGCGCAGCCCGTCGCTGCTGCACGGTTACTGGCAACGCCCGGAAGAGTCCGCTGCAGTGCTCAAGGACGGCTGGCTGCACACTGGCGACCTCGGCCAGATCACCGAACAGGGCTTTATCCGCTACCTGGGACGGCGCAAGGAGATGCTCAAGGTCAATGGCATGAGCGTATTCCCCAGTGAGCTGGAAGCCATGCTCGGCCAGCACCCTTCCTTGCTTGCCAGCGCAGTGATCGGCCGCGCAGATGCCAGCAGCGGCCAACGCCCGGTGGCTTTTGTGGTTCTCAAAGCAGGTAGCCACGAGAACGCCGCCAGCCTGCACTCCTGGTGCAAAGAGGTCATGGCCAGCTACAAGGTCCCGGAGATTCGCGTGGTCGAGGCACTGCCCATGACGGCCACCGGCAAGGTGAAGAAGAACGAACTGGAGAGCCAATTGTGA